One Spinacia oleracea cultivar Varoflay chromosome 4, BTI_SOV_V1, whole genome shotgun sequence DNA segment encodes these proteins:
- the LOC110803750 gene encoding uncharacterized protein, which translates to MDSRGTRALCEAANISNYQREREKERSMEGYLQSSMFRAAVKGDTTMLQNSVIEEQGEKKYLLRTPDLGNCIVHIAARHRNMIFVEEAIGRFPDLLRQKNKNGNTPLHEAAELGSTGTINVLLTHLRSTQPSSSTSTTVTGVPHLWEVNNEGDSPLHVALRSSNLDAAQELFTDVEAHPQILVVKNNSGETPLHLYARFCAGVVFPQNLEHDNIHIVNVSDRKPKLIDRLIKANPSAIFEHDTEGLNPLMTAAQYGHVLLVHRFLSDHTQSMECRDQKGRNFLHYLRLRLADLKSRDKDHTVWICKKILEIPGVNSLTFSRDEDGNTPLHLAIMDRDFDLAQLILQLCVEFAPKRRYPDELSLAASNDKLSETKELIVRVKNNKGKTVFDLITAGPDIPENIKNVMNEAIMGTRMNEEMYKAATDGDFSPQYFYGDGVISQAGDGSNIIHIALQHDHAAFFLEEAFEELKFPLHTLIYQKDSNGDTPMHIAARLQSHSAFLFLKRSFFYWRVNCRGTLRIPPWKVKNMRGHTPLHEAACTSNYIILSVMVRILCGPDGVDSISMSHINDDGETVLHLIARYGKKLDFAGRCLNEGCMSTYEYDFVRESSTAVYMRDIDGLTPILRASHSGQIWLIRSISKQYPQSIYTRDYKGRTVLHILSTSAMYNDVNELEGISYLWKEQLSGMTKFLLSPDHDGNTLLHLALMHRNFEVAQYFITSFSKDENSISKELIAIRNKAGMSIRCLITRTSDIPQNLMKLIDQVSPAKVMDDKVQG; encoded by the exons ATGGATAGTAGAGGAACCAGAGCTTTGTGTGAAGCCGCAAACATCAGTAACTATCAG agagagagagagaaagaaagatcTATGGAGGGATACTTACAATCCTCCATGTTCCGGGCAGCCGTGAAAGGCGATACAACCATGTTGCAGAACTCCGTTATTGAAGAACAAGGGGAGAAGAAGTACCTCCTAAGGACGCCTGATCTGGGAAACTGCATAGTCCACATTGCAGCTCGACACAGGAACATGATATTCGTCGAGGAAGCTATTGGTCGGTTCCCTGATCTTCTCCGACAGAAGAACAAGAATGGTAACACCCCTCTTCATGAGGCAGCAGAACTGGGAAGTACGGGCACCATCAATGTCCTCCTAACCCATCTTCGCAGCACCCAGCCTAGTAGTAGTACAAGTACTACTGTTACTGGTGTACCACATCTATGGGAGGTGAATAATGAAGGAGATTCACCACTACATGTCGCACTTAGAAGCTCAAACTTGGATGCAGCTCAGGAGTTATTTACAGACGTTGAGGCCCACCCACAGATCCTGGTCGTCAAGAACAACTCTGGGGAGACTCCTCTACATCTCTATGCCCGATTTTGTGCTG GTGTGGTCTTCCCTCAAAATTTAGAGCACGACAACATACATATTGTTAATGTATCTGATAGAAAGCCAAAACTTATTGATCGATTGATCAAAGCAAATCCTTCAGCTATATTCGAACATGATACAGAGGGCCTCAACCCTCTAATGACAGCAGCCCAATATGGTCATGTTCTTCTTGTTCATCGGTTCCTAAGTGATCATACACAGTCAATGGAATGTCGTGACCAAAAAGGAAGGAATTTTTTGCACTACCTGCGGCTAAGACTGGCTGATCTTAAATCAAGAGACAAAGATCATACGGTATGGATTTGCAAGAAGATCCTTGAAATACCTGGAGTCAACTCTCTCACATTTTCACGAGACGAAGATGGAAATACACCGTTGCATTTGGCCATAATGGATCGGGATTTTGATCTCGCACAATTGATCCTTCAACTATGTGTTGAGTTTGCACCAAAAAGAAGGTATCCAGATGAACTTTCTTTGGCTGCCAGTAATGATAAATTAAGTGAAACAAAGGAGTTGATTGTGAGAGTCAAGAACAATAAGGGAAAGACAGTATTTGACTTGATTACAGCAGGTCCAGACATTCCAGAAAACATT AAGAACGTGATGAATGAAGCTATTATGGGAACGAGAATGAATGAGGAGATGTACAAGGCAGCTACAGATGGTGATTTTTCGCCACAATATTTTTATGGCGACGGAGTTATTTCTCAAGCCGGGGATGGGAGCAATATTATTCACATAGCCCTTCAACATGATCATGCAGCTTTCTTCCTCGAGGAGGCTTTTGAAGAATTAAAATTTCCATTACATACTTTGATCTACCAGAAAGACTCAAATGGTGACACACCCATGCACATAGCTGCTAGGCTTCAGTCGCATTCTGCCTTCTTATTTTTGAAGAGGTCTTTCTTCTATTGGCGGGTGAACTGTAGGGGAACTCTTCGTATACCACCATGGAAGGTAAAAAATATGAGAGGCCACACGCCACTTCATGAAGCTGCGTGCACTAGTAACTACATTATTTTGTCTGTGATGGTTCGTATATTATGTGGCCCTGATGGAGTTGATTCGATATCAATGTCACACATCAACGATGATGGTGAGACTGTTCTTCATTTGATTGCAAGATATGGAAAAAAACTTGATT TTGCAGGACGTTGTCTGAATGAAGGGTGTATGAGCACATATGAATATGACTTCGTGAGAGAAAGCAGTACTGCTGTGTACATGCGTGACATAGATGGTTTGACCCCTATTTTAAGAGCTTCACACTCTGGTCAGATTTGGCTAATTAGGTCAATTAGTAAACAATATCCTCAATCAATATACACAAGGGATTACAAAGGCAGAACAGTGTTGCACATTCTTTCTACTTCAGCCATGTATAATGATGTAAATGAATTGGAAGGCATATCATATTTATGGAAAGAACAGCTTTCCGGCATGACCAAATTCCTATTATCACCGGATCATGATGGAAACACACTATTACATCTTGCCTTGATGCATCGAAACTTTGAGGTTGCACAATATTTCATCACATCTTTTTCAAAGGATGAAAACTCAATATCAAAGGAGTTGATCGCGATCAGGAACAAGGCTGGAATGTCAATCAGGTGCTTGATTACACGTACATCAGACATTCCTCAAAACCTG ATGAAACTGATAGATCAAGTCAGTCCAGCAAAAGTAATGGATGACAAGGTTCAAGGATGA
- the LOC110803751 gene encoding pathogenesis-related protein PR-4-like → MEKNSILVVVVVCLALAVGSAAQSASNVRATYNNYNPETIGWNYFTASVYCATWDGNKPLSYRQQYGWTAFCGPAGPTGQASCGRCLRVTNMATGAAVTVRIVDQCSNGGLDLDVNMFNQIDTNGIGNAQGHLQVNYQFVNC, encoded by the exons atggaGAAAAACAGTATTTTGGTTGTGGTAGTGGTGTGCCTAGCACTAGCAGTTGGCAGTGCAGCACAAAGTGCAAGTAATGTAAGGGCAACTTACAATAACTACAACCCAGAAACTATTGGTTGGAATTATTTCACGGCGAGTGTGTACTGCGCAACCTGGGATGGTAACAAGCCGTTGTCGTATCGACAACAGTATGGTTGGACTGCCTTTTGTGGCCCGGCTGGTCCTACTGGTCAAGCTTCCTGTGGAAGGTGTCTTAGG GTAACAAACATGGCAACGGGAGCCGCAGTAACAGTGAGAATAGTTGATCAGTGCAGCAATGGAGGGTTAGACCTTGATGTTAACATGTTTAATCAAATTGACACCAACGGTATAGGAAATGCTCAAGGTCACCTTCAAGTCAATTACCAATTTGTTAACTGCTAA